A portion of the Patescibacteria group bacterium genome contains these proteins:
- a CDS encoding ferredoxin — translation MAKVSVDKEKCIGCGACQTSCPKVFKVGDDGKSSVINPDGKCNLKEVAAACPTGAITISE, via the coding sequence ATGGCAAAGGTGAGCGTTGATAAAGAAAAGTGTATTGGTTGCGGGGCGTGTCAGACATCATGTCCTAAGGTTTTTAAAGTCGGCGATGATGGCAAATCATCAGTTATTAATCCTGATGGTAAGTGTAACCTTAAAGAGGTTGCGGCCGCATGTCCGACAGGCGCAATCACTATTTCGGAATAA
- a CDS encoding iron-sulfur cluster assembly scaffold protein, whose protein sequence is MLIKLGAKIDHLYSKKVLENFMHPQNIGAMKNPSGEAVVGNPRCGDVAKYYIKVKTKKIKGKDTEYVADVKVETLGCGAAIATSSMATQMIMGKPLREAIKLTNQAIADALQGLPPVKMHCSVLAAEGIKKAIENYQHNKKKN, encoded by the coding sequence ATGCTCATTAAATTAGGAGCAAAAATAGATCATTTATATAGCAAAAAAGTTTTAGAAAACTTTATGCACCCACAAAATATTGGCGCCATGAAAAACCCCTCTGGAGAAGCGGTCGTTGGCAATCCCAGATGCGGTGACGTGGCAAAATATTATATTAAGGTTAAAACCAAAAAAATTAAAGGTAAAGATACTGAATATGTTGCCGATGTTAAAGTAGAAACTTTAGGCTGTGGCGCCGCGATTGCCACCTCTTCCATGGCCACACAAATGATTATGGGCAAACCACTTCGCGAAGCGATAAAATTAACTAATCAAGCAATCGCTGATGCCTTACAAGGATTACCACCAGTTAAAATGCATTGCTCGGTTTTGGCTGCCGAAGGTATTAAAAAAGCGATTGAAAATTACCAACATAATAAAAAGAAAAATTAA
- a CDS encoding cysteine desulfurase family protein, with the protein MPKIYLDYAATAPVRPQIKSKILPYFSEKFGNPSSIHKFGREARKAVDENRKTIADFLNCQADEVIFTSGGTEADNLAVRGLVTNSKFIPHIITTQIEHHAVLNCYRELEKAKRAKVTYLRVNPQGQVNLESIKRVIQKNTLLVSIMYANNETGSLQPIREIGKMLEKMNKSRAKNGHRIYFHTDAVQAAGYENCNTKWLHVDLLTLSGHKLGATKGIGALFVKKNTPIKAQSLGGEHEFGLRAGTENVPAIVGFGKAIKMANNSLETKKIKKLRDYLQKKIIDLIPDVQLNGDIKKRVPHILNLNFKYVEGESIILNLDFKGIAASTGSACTSGSLEPSHVIMAMYQDPFRAHGSIRFSLGWKTTQQEIDYVIKVLPKIIKKLRQISPFGPNKKVNAH; encoded by the coding sequence ATGCCTAAAATATATTTGGACTATGCGGCGACCGCGCCAGTTCGTCCTCAAATAAAAAGCAAAATTTTGCCATATTTTTCAGAAAAATTTGGCAACCCATCTTCGATCCATAAATTTGGCCGGGAAGCTCGAAAAGCAGTTGATGAGAATAGAAAAACGATCGCAGATTTTTTAAATTGCCAGGCAGATGAAGTAATTTTTACTTCTGGTGGCACTGAAGCTGATAATTTAGCCGTTCGTGGTCTGGTCACAAATTCAAAATTTATTCCTCATATTATTACTACCCAAATTGAACATCATGCGGTTTTAAATTGTTACCGTGAATTAGAAAAGGCGAAACGAGCTAAAGTAACATATCTTAGAGTCAATCCACAGGGTCAAGTCAATCTTGAATCTATCAAAAGAGTTATCCAAAAAAATACGCTTTTAGTCTCGATTATGTACGCTAATAATGAAACTGGGAGTTTGCAGCCGATTCGCGAAATTGGAAAAATGCTTGAAAAAATGAATAAAAGCCGTGCCAAAAATGGACATCGAATCTATTTTCATACTGATGCCGTCCAAGCGGCAGGTTATGAAAACTGCAATACCAAATGGCTACATGTCGATTTGCTGACATTATCTGGACATAAATTAGGAGCAACTAAAGGAATTGGGGCTTTATTTGTTAAAAAAAATACCCCAATTAAAGCGCAGAGTTTAGGTGGCGAACATGAATTTGGTTTAAGGGCAGGTACGGAAAACGTCCCAGCAATTGTCGGTTTTGGTAAAGCCATTAAAATGGCAAATAATTCTTTGGAAACGAAAAAAATTAAAAAATTACGCGACTATTTGCAGAAAAAAATTATCGATCTAATTCCTGATGTCCAACTTAATGGCGATATTAAAAAGCGTGTCCCGCACATCCTAAATTTAAATTTTAAATATGTTGAAGGCGAATCAATCATTTTGAATTTAGACTTTAAGGGCATTGCCGCTTCAACCGGTTCTGCTTGTACCTCAGGTTCCCTCGAACCATCTCATGTAATTATGGCGATGTACCAGGACCCGTTTCGGGCTCATGGCTCGATCAGATTTAGTTTAGGCTGGAAAACTACCCAACAGGAAATTGATTATGTCATCAAAGTTTTACCAAAAATAATTAAAAAGTTACGTCAAATCTCCCCTTTTGGACCAAATAAAAAAGTAAATGCTCATTAA
- the rsmI gene encoding 16S rRNA (cytidine(1402)-2'-O)-methyltransferase translates to MNLGTLYIVATPIGNLADITLRALETLKKVDLIAAEDTRLTTRLLSRYEIKKPLISYHQHSRLSKIDEIIWELKNGKQVALVSDAGTPGIADPGASLILKALENKIEIIPIPGAQAAVTALSVSGFSESKFIFVGFLPKKKGRQTLLTQLSEMVFEGVLIFYESPYRINKTLLDLQNYFGDIEVVVARELTKIYESFYRGKISEVEKQIKAKGEFVICLKKAINAK, encoded by the coding sequence ATGAATTTGGGAACTTTATATATTGTTGCCACCCCGATTGGTAATTTGGCGGATATTACCTTGCGAGCTTTAGAAACTTTGAAAAAAGTTGATTTGATCGCGGCCGAAGACACTCGTCTGACCACTCGGCTGCTATCAAGATATGAAATTAAAAAACCGCTTATTTCTTATCACCAACATTCGCGCTTATCGAAAATTGACGAGATTATTTGGGAATTAAAAAATGGTAAGCAGGTGGCTCTGGTGTCAGATGCGGGTACGCCTGGGATTGCTGATCCTGGTGCCAGCTTGATTTTAAAAGCGCTTGAGAATAAAATAGAGATTATCCCGATTCCAGGAGCGCAAGCAGCCGTCACTGCCTTATCAGTGAGTGGTTTTTCGGAATCAAAATTTATTTTTGTGGGATTTTTACCTAAGAAAAAAGGTCGTCAAACTTTATTAACACAACTTTCGGAAATGGTTTTTGAGGGCGTATTGATTTTTTACGAATCACCATATCGTATTAATAAAACCTTGCTGGACTTGCAGAACTATTTTGGTGACATTGAAGTAGTAGTGGCTCGAGAATTGACAAAGATTTATGAAAGCTTTTATCGAGGAAAAATTAGCGAAGTTGAAAAACAAATTAAGGCTAAGGGAGAATTTGTAATATGCCTCAAAAAAGCTATCAATGCCAAATAA
- a CDS encoding class I tRNA ligase family protein: protein MKKFYLTTPIYYVNDKPHIGHAYTTIAADVIARYYRAKNKPVMFLTGTDEHGKKVAEAAEKNKTTPQQFVDDISGHFKSAWQKLNISNDYFIRTTDVNHVQVVNKVLRQLFKAGLIYKSNYEGLYCVSCEEFKTDKDLVDGLCAIHKTKPEKIKEECYFLKVSKYQSQLQELITKGDLEISPQTRKNEIISFLKNEKLTDVAISRQKEKVDWGISLPFDKNYTTYVWVDALLNYLTATNWPDKDFDQVWPPDLQLMAKDILRIHSTVWPAIILGLGLKLPKKIFAHGFFTINGHKMSKSLNNVVDPVKLADEYGADVVRYFLLREFTFGHDGDFNLERFAERYNADLANDLGNLVQRILSLAKNNQIQTIPDKTKTLTEVEKDLENLKFKDALDRIWEFVVTANQEIELAEPWKLAKTEPVKFAKFIGEMVVKISLIANSLAPFMPKTSAQILKQIKTQEIEPIFPKK, encoded by the coding sequence ATGAAAAAATTTTATCTCACCACGCCAATTTATTATGTTAATGATAAGCCTCATATCGGTCATGCTTACACGACAATCGCCGCTGACGTAATCGCGAGATATTATCGTGCCAAAAATAAACCAGTGATGTTTTTGACCGGTACTGACGAGCATGGTAAAAAAGTCGCTGAGGCGGCTGAGAAAAATAAGACGACGCCGCAACAATTTGTCGATGATATTTCCGGGCATTTTAAATCAGCTTGGCAAAAATTAAATATTTCCAATGATTATTTTATCCGCACCACGGATGTGAACCATGTCCAGGTAGTAAATAAGGTTTTACGACAATTATTTAAAGCGGGTTTAATTTATAAAAGTAATTATGAAGGGTTATATTGTGTAAGTTGCGAGGAGTTTAAAACTGATAAGGATTTGGTTGATGGACTTTGCGCAATTCATAAAACTAAACCCGAGAAAATTAAAGAGGAGTGTTATTTCCTCAAAGTCTCAAAATATCAATCGCAGCTGCAGGAATTAATCACCAAAGGCGATTTAGAGATAAGTCCTCAGACTCGAAAAAATGAAATTATTAGTTTTTTGAAAAATGAAAAATTAACTGATGTGGCAATTTCCCGTCAAAAGGAAAAAGTTGATTGGGGAATTAGTTTGCCTTTTGATAAAAATTATACCACTTATGTTTGGGTGGATGCGCTTTTAAATTATTTAACCGCGACAAATTGGCCAGATAAGGATTTTGATCAAGTTTGGCCGCCCGACCTTCAATTGATGGCGAAAGATATTTTGCGAATTCATAGCACGGTATGGCCGGCGATTATTTTAGGTCTTGGTTTAAAATTACCCAAGAAAATCTTTGCCCACGGTTTTTTTACTATTAATGGTCACAAAATGAGCAAGAGTTTAAATAATGTGGTTGATCCGGTAAAATTAGCTGATGAGTATGGGGCAGATGTAGTTCGATATTTTTTACTGCGCGAATTTACTTTTGGTCATGATGGTGATTTTAATTTAGAGAGATTTGCCGAGCGATACAACGCTGATTTAGCCAACGATTTGGGTAATTTAGTACAACGAATTTTAAGTTTAGCCAAAAATAACCAAATTCAGACCATTCCCGATAAGACAAAAACTTTAACCGAGGTTGAAAAAGATTTGGAAAATTTGAAGTTTAAGGATGCTTTAGACCGGATTTGGGAATTTGTGGTGACCGCAAATCAAGAGATAGAACTTGCCGAGCCGTGGAAATTAGCCAAAACCGAGCCTGTGAAATTTGCCAAATTTATTGGGGAAATGGTCGTGAAAATTAGTCTGATTGCCAACTCATTAGCGCCATTTATGCCTAAAACTAGTGCACAAATTTTAAAGCAGATTAAAACTCAGGAAATTGAACCGATATTTCCTAAAAAATAA
- a CDS encoding DMT family transporter, translated as MILYPLLAMLSNVIGIVVDKFALSRQKIQLDVFKVTLFLLLCLFTAIFLPFLGSINITKALTPTYLIIFGLMLVTAIVWNIFYYQGIQKEKLYEFQTIITFTPLVTILLASLLFIEERKWQVELAAIIASLALIFAHVRKSHFQISQYSAGLIICVILTSLELILIKVLLNVYSPVSLYFLRTLIIFIFFALWYRPNLNNLPKSGLALIAASAVMGAAQMILKFYGFEFFGVVYTVMVMTLGPILVYLSCFLIFKEELKKRTILAALVILACIVWATFQ; from the coding sequence TTGATTTTGTACCCATTACTGGCGATGCTAAGTAATGTTATCGGAATTGTGGTTGATAAATTTGCTTTATCTCGCCAGAAAATTCAACTCGATGTTTTTAAAGTGACTTTATTTCTATTGTTGTGTTTATTTACCGCAATTTTTTTGCCATTTTTAGGCTCGATAAATATTACTAAAGCCTTAACACCAACCTATTTAATTATTTTTGGACTAATGTTGGTAACGGCAATTGTCTGGAATATTTTTTATTATCAAGGGATTCAAAAAGAGAAACTTTATGAGTTTCAAACGATCATTACTTTTACTCCCTTAGTGACGATCTTGTTGGCGAGTTTGCTCTTCATCGAAGAGAGAAAATGGCAAGTTGAATTGGCAGCAATAATTGCGAGTTTGGCATTAATTTTTGCCCATGTCAGAAAATCTCATTTCCAGATTAGCCAATATTCTGCGGGTTTGATAATTTGTGTTATTTTAACCTCCCTAGAATTAATTTTAATTAAAGTTTTGTTAAATGTTTATTCGCCAGTGAGCTTGTATTTTTTGAGGACTTTAATTATTTTTATCTTTTTTGCGCTTTGGTACCGTCCCAATTTAAATAATTTACCAAAATCAGGTTTGGCTTTAATTGCGGCCTCAGCGGTAATGGGGGCGGCACAAATGATTTTGAAGTTTTACGGTTTTGAATTTTTTGGAGTGGTCTATACTGTGATGGTGATGACTTTGGGACCGATTTTGGTTTATTTGTCTTGTTTTTTGATTTTTAAAGAGGAATTAAAAAAAAGAACTATTTTGGCGGCGCTGGTAATTTTGGCCTGTATAGTTTGGGCGACGTTTCAATAA
- a CDS encoding divalent metal cation transporter, with protein MNSTKPLPENKPEEESASSKNEQLNVQPDSQTPEKLPEEKPAGIVRKGIDTTGAIVKGGAELGIKGAEKGAEITEKGFEVAGKSLELVGKGVEATGKGVQYAGKGVEYTGVVVEGEVKSGLKYLSGIIKNRRGIKDFFWKSKRGVITGSADNDPSGIVTYTQIGAIAGFQLLWLCLVAWPLLTVVEEMSARIGVVTKKGVNSIVIENYGRAWAYLATLIILICNTFTMGADIAAMADVASILTKIPELVYILLLGGIFFWLLWTKGYQAISRYLFLLTPFFLLYIGSALFLNVPWGEVLKNTLVPTLGSINMSFALIAVAFLGTTLTPFLIYWEATQEIEENKTVAKLHDESIGVTSGMFFSQFIAFFIIVAAAAVFAGANHELNSAREIALAFKPLGKMSFLLYSLGILGSGFLAIPVMAASTGYTFSETFGWKKGLDQPYSKAKGFYAVMILTLIFGVAIALLKFNPVLALVYSQVLNGLLMPVLVVLLLFICNNKKIMGQHTNRVWSNIFGFLALIVLVLADFALIFQWLK; from the coding sequence ATGAACTCTACCAAGCCTTTACCAGAGAACAAACCTGAAGAAGAATCTGCATCGTCAAAAAATGAGCAATTAAATGTTCAACCTGATTCGCAAACTCCGGAAAAATTGCCAGAAGAAAAACCAGCAGGAATAGTTCGAAAAGGGATTGATACTACCGGTGCGATTGTAAAGGGCGGGGCTGAGTTGGGAATTAAGGGCGCCGAAAAAGGTGCCGAAATTACCGAAAAAGGTTTTGAGGTCGCGGGTAAAAGTTTGGAATTAGTTGGTAAGGGAGTAGAAGCCACTGGCAAGGGTGTTCAATATGCGGGTAAAGGAGTGGAATACACGGGCGTGGTAGTGGAAGGAGAAGTTAAATCTGGTCTAAAATATCTTTCTGGCATAATCAAGAATCGTCGTGGCATTAAAGATTTTTTCTGGAAATCAAAACGGGGTGTTATCACCGGTAGTGCCGATAATGATCCTTCTGGTATAGTCACGTATACTCAGATTGGAGCAATCGCTGGGTTCCAGTTGCTTTGGCTTTGTTTGGTGGCTTGGCCGTTGTTGACGGTAGTCGAAGAAATGTCAGCCCGCATTGGCGTCGTTACCAAAAAAGGTGTAAACTCTATTGTTATTGAGAATTATGGCCGAGCCTGGGCATATTTGGCGACTTTGATAATTTTAATTTGTAATACTTTTACAATGGGCGCAGACATTGCGGCAATGGCTGATGTGGCTTCAATATTAACTAAAATTCCGGAATTAGTGTATATCTTATTGCTGGGTGGAATATTTTTCTGGTTACTTTGGACCAAAGGTTATCAAGCAATTAGCCGTTATTTGTTTTTATTAACCCCTTTCTTTTTGTTATATATTGGTTCGGCTTTATTTTTAAATGTTCCTTGGGGTGAAGTTTTAAAGAATACTTTAGTTCCGACCTTGGGATCAATTAATATGAGTTTTGCTTTAATTGCGGTGGCATTTTTAGGAACAACCTTAACCCCGTTTTTAATTTATTGGGAAGCAACACAGGAAATTGAGGAAAATAAAACCGTCGCCAAACTTCATGATGAGAGTATTGGGGTTACATCAGGGATGTTTTTTTCGCAGTTTATTGCTTTTTTCATTATTGTCGCCGCCGCCGCGGTTTTTGCTGGTGCAAATCATGAGTTAAATTCAGCCCGCGAAATTGCCTTAGCGTTCAAGCCATTAGGTAAAATGTCATTTTTACTCTATTCTTTAGGGATATTAGGATCTGGTTTTTTGGCAATTCCGGTAATGGCAGCTTCAACAGGATATACTTTTTCGGAAACCTTTGGTTGGAAAAAAGGTTTGGATCAGCCATATTCAAAAGCAAAAGGATTTTATGCAGTAATGATTTTAACTTTAATTTTTGGAGTAGCAATTGCTTTATTGAAATTTAATCCAGTTTTAGCTTTGGTTTATTCCCAGGTTTTAAACGGTTTATTGATGCCAGTTTTGGTGGTGTTATTATTGTTTATTTGTAATAATAAAAAAATTATGGGTCAACACACAAATCGGGTTTGGAGTAATATTTTTGGTTTTTTGGCCTTGATTGTTTTAGTTTTAGCTGATTTTGCCTTAATATTTCAGTGGTTAAAATAA
- a CDS encoding PD-(D/E)XK nuclease family protein, translating into MRLSYSAINTYQTCPLMFKFQYLDRLPTKPSEKMWFGNHLHETLKFILEDVYHLPTQAETIKLYSENFDKSIFAENEVAQNYFANGLKIVENFYSRIKKAMPAVVSIEEKFVLPMGEHNISGVFDRVDKITDNHFEIIDYKTGRVPTQDKVDDNLQLTMYDWAAKQKWPHLTDVKLSLHFLAPDLKLSTKRQKEDHQQLEETVNKTAEQISLEKFAPKPGPLCGWCDFQQFCPIMKDRFRQQKRSIDEIVLKYLELKSKESELQDKAENLTPHLHRYMDEKKVEKLFSDLGDVYRTKTGKISHQIKKKK; encoded by the coding sequence ATGAGACTTTCATATTCTGCGATTAATACTTATCAAACGTGTCCCTTAATGTTTAAATTCCAATATCTCGATCGCCTCCCCACCAAACCTTCGGAAAAAATGTGGTTTGGCAATCATCTCCACGAAACCTTAAAGTTTATTTTGGAAGATGTTTATCATTTACCAACTCAAGCAGAAACAATCAAACTCTACTCCGAAAATTTCGATAAGAGCATTTTTGCCGAAAATGAAGTGGCGCAAAATTATTTTGCCAATGGCCTGAAAATTGTGGAAAATTTTTATTCCCGAATCAAAAAAGCCATGCCGGCCGTTGTCAGTATTGAAGAAAAATTTGTCTTGCCAATGGGCGAACATAACATTTCCGGGGTTTTTGACCGGGTTGATAAAATAACTGATAATCATTTTGAGATCATTGATTATAAAACTGGCCGGGTACCGACACAAGACAAAGTTGATGATAATTTACAGCTCACTATGTACGATTGGGCCGCCAAACAAAAATGGCCCCACCTGACCGATGTTAAACTCTCGCTCCATTTTTTAGCACCGGATTTAAAATTAAGCACTAAAAGGCAAAAAGAGGATCACCAACAGCTCGAAGAAACGGTGAACAAAACTGCTGAACAAATTTCATTAGAAAAATTTGCACCAAAACCGGGTCCGCTTTGTGGTTGGTGCGATTTTCAACAGTTTTGTCCCATTATGAAAGACCGATTTCGCCAACAAAAAAGAAGTATTGATGAAATCGTTTTAAAATATTTAGAACTAAAATCAAAAGAATCAGAGTTGCAGGATAAAGCCGAAAATTTAACTCCACATTTGCATCGTTATATGGACGAAAAAAAAGTCGAAAAATTATTTTCCGATTTAGGAGATGTATATCGGACTAAGACCGGAAAAATCTCTCATCAAATTAAAAAGAAAAAATAG
- a CDS encoding acylphosphatase → MPQKSYQCQITGRVQGVFFRSYLKKHADNLHLAGWAKNEPSGSVLLEVQGEGDAVDEFLKLVKIGSENAKITKVKVRKIPNQTNLKEFIIKII, encoded by the coding sequence ATGCCTCAAAAAAGCTATCAATGCCAAATAACAGGTCGGGTTCAAGGAGTCTTTTTCAGGTCGTATTTAAAAAAACATGCCGATAATTTGCACCTGGCAGGTTGGGCAAAAAATGAGCCTTCAGGTTCGGTTTTACTTGAAGTCCAAGGTGAAGGGGACGCGGTAGATGAATTTTTAAAACTGGTTAAAATCGGGTCTGAAAATGCAAAAATTACTAAAGTTAAAGTTCGCAAAATCCCCAATCAAACAAATTTAAAAGAATTTATAATTAAAATAATTTAA
- the mnmA gene encoding tRNA 2-thiouridine(34) synthase MnmA produces MNQKVLVAMSGGVDSSVAAALLKKMGFKPIGIFLKFWQPENNDHFTNRCCSTEASFMARQVAQKIEIPFYVLDFREQFKKEVADYFISEYKKGHTPNPCVKCNQKIKFGLLLQKAREFGAEFIATGHYAQIFPLTNKSGSGKKIFNESAGLNFSNSEQTKPVLKSALEKYSRAKLILTEARDKTKDQSYFLWTLKPEQLQKILFPIGNFTKPEVRKLAKKWGLPSALSRESQEICFVNSSLWDFLQKYLKPKKGKIVDLNGKIIGEHFGALFYTIGQRHHLEIPADNPEQKPYYVARIDLAKNEVIVGHEADLYSKDLIANEINWIKSINNQQPAINNVEARIRYGHPKEKVKIKFQNSKIQATFDKPQRAITPGQSVVFYQNEAVLGGGIIENKK; encoded by the coding sequence ATGAATCAAAAAGTATTGGTCGCAATGTCTGGAGGCGTAGATTCTTCGGTCGCGGCGGCATTGCTTAAAAAAATGGGTTTTAAACCGATTGGGATTTTTTTAAAGTTTTGGCAGCCTGAAAATAACGATCATTTTACGAACCGATGTTGTTCTACTGAAGCATCTTTTATGGCGCGTCAGGTGGCTCAAAAAATAGAAATCCCTTTTTATGTTTTGGATTTTCGAGAGCAATTTAAAAAAGAAGTTGCAGATTATTTTATCTCGGAATACAAAAAAGGCCACACGCCAAATCCCTGCGTGAAATGTAATCAGAAAATTAAGTTTGGTTTATTATTGCAAAAAGCACGTGAATTTGGGGCAGAATTTATTGCGACTGGTCATTATGCACAAATTTTTCCGCTTACTAATAAATCTGGCAGCGGGAAAAAGATATTTAATGAGAGTGCAGGTTTGAATTTTAGTAATTCCGAGCAAACAAAGCCAGTTTTAAAGTCTGCTTTGGAAAAATATTCCCGAGCTAAATTAATTTTGACTGAGGCTCGAGACAAGACGAAAGATCAATCATATTTTTTATGGACCCTTAAACCTGAACAGCTTCAAAAAATTTTATTTCCAATTGGCAATTTCACTAAGCCCGAGGTGAGAAAGTTGGCTAAAAAATGGGGTTTGCCGAGTGCTTTAAGTCGAGAAAGCCAAGAAATTTGTTTTGTAAATTCGAGTTTGTGGGATTTTTTACAAAAATATTTGAAGCCAAAAAAAGGTAAAATTGTCGATTTAAATGGTAAAATAATTGGTGAACATTTTGGAGCGTTATTTTATACAATTGGGCAAAGACATCATTTGGAAATTCCGGCTGATAATCCTGAACAAAAACCATATTATGTAGCGAGAATTGATTTGGCGAAAAATGAAGTGATAGTCGGGCATGAAGCAGATTTGTATTCAAAAGACTTAATTGCGAACGAAATTAATTGGATAAAATCAATCAACAATCAACAACCAGCAATCAATAATGTCGAAGCTCGAATTCGTTATGGCCACCCCAAAGAAAAGGTGAAAATTAAATTTCAAAATTCAAAA